CGCCCGCGGCCGGAACCGGGTTCAGCGCGATCCCGGCGAGCGCGCTGTCCAGGTACGGTGGGATCGACGTGCGCGCGATGATCATCAAGTTCTTTTACACTGACGGCCTGGTGCCGCAGCTTCCTATGTTTCAGAAAACCACCGGGATCAATGTAGCGATCAACCAGTTCGGCGTGTCGGAGGAATTCACTAAGGCCGACTTCGAGCTGGCGAGCGGAACCGGCTCGTATGAAGTGGTGTCCCTCTACATGGGCAGCTTCCAGCGCGCCGTTCGTGCGGGGTGGATCGTTCCCCTCGATCTGTACATCGATAACCCAGATCTGACGAACAAGCCAGCCCTCGATGTGCCGGACTTTTTTGCCGGCGGTCTGAACGCGTTTCGGTACCAGGGGAAGCAGTACGGGCTGCCGACAATCATCGGGCTCCAAGCGATGTACGTGCGCTCGGATCTCCTGGCCAAAGCCGGCATCAAGACGCCACCGCGCACGTTCGCTGAGCTCCTGGCGGCGGCGAAGGAACTCCACAACGGGAACGCGGTGGCCGGGATCGCCATGCGGGCGGTTCGTGGGCGCGGGCAAAACGTGTGGTCCAATCTGCAGTTTTTGTACGGGTACGGCGCGCCGCTCGTGAAGAATTTCCCAACGGACATGCATCCGAACGTTGACTCGGCCCAAGCCATCGACGCCGTGACGTACCTCACCAACATCCTCGGCAACTACAGTCTGCCCGACGTTGGGAGCGTTCAGATGGAAGACGCCGTCACCAACTTCAATGAGGGCCGGGTGGCTATTCTGATTGAAGGTGTGCCGCAGATCGGGCGGATTGTCGATCCGAAGCAGTCCAAGGTGGTCGACGTGATCGACGTCGCTGTGGTGCCGGGCGGACCCGCGGGTACCTTCCCGCCAGTTGACGCCCACGCATGGGTGATTCCCGCGTCCTCCAAGCACAAGGAGGCCGCGTGGCTCTTTGCCAACTGGGCGACGAGCCGCGACGTGCAGCTGCAGGCGGGGCTCCAGGGGCCAGACTCCGTGCCAACCCGCAAGTACGTCACGCAGGTCCCGGCTTTCCGGCAAAAGTGGAGTTACGCGAAGGGCGACTGGCTCCGCACATACGAGAAGACCCTGACGCTGCGTAGCAGCTACTACGGCTCGCCGACGTACTTCCTGCCAATCCCCGAATGGCCTGAATTCGAAGATCGGTTGTCCGTGGCGCTCTCCGAGGCTCTCACCAAGGCTAAATCGCCCGCCCAAGCCATGCGGGACGCACAAGCAGATCTGACGGACCTGATGAAGAAAGGTGGTTACTTCAAGTAAGGGACGTCGGGCGCCACGCGCCCGACGTCGGCCGACGGTTCAAGCGAGCCAGCGTCACGTCGACACGGGTGCCGCCACCCCATTCGGTAGGCGGTACTCGTTGTCATGTATGCTCTGGCTAGTTGCCAAAGTGGGCGCCTTGCGCTTCGAGCGCGGCAGAGCACGACGGCTTCGCGCATCGCATGCAGCGCCGGCCTCAGTGGGATGGCAACCGTCGCGATAGTTGTTGGTCACTGACGGGTGGGGGAGCCGCGCTCGATGGTCAGAGGAGCGACGTCGGCGGGTCCCGGAGGCCCGAGCGAGTCGACGCCGCGTAGCGTTTTACCATGCGGGAGGAGCAGTTGCCAACGCGTCGGCTCGGCAGCGAGGGCAGCCTCGCAGCTGGTTCTGGGATGAGCCTCTGCTTTTCCCGGCCCTCTGGCGAGCCGAATCGCCGGAACCCTTAATTTCATTGGACTGGTGGAGACGACGGGATTCGAACCCGTGGCCCCCTGCTTGCAAAGCAGGTGCCTTAACCCCCTCCTGCAGCCCTTGCAAGTCAAGCGTTCTAGAAGGGTGAGCATCTGCTTTGACGCGCCATGTGACCACGATCCACCACCTCCTTGCTTTGGGGTTATCGGTATTGGCCAGGCACATAGAACTCTTCCGGCGCATCTGGGGCCTTCAGCGTCACCTCACACCGTCTGCCTCAGCATGCTCTTAGGCGGGCGCCCCGGGTTCTGCTTTTTGGCCCACCTCGCCTCCTACTCGACGAGCGCCTACACATCGCGAGGACCCCCATCGACGGTGTGCAGTGAACTCCAGCGCTGGGCGACGGATACTCGGTCGCTTGGCCGGAGATCAGGGTGATCGTCCACTGGCCAACCTGGCAACATGCCCCTCGCCCAAGACGACCTGATTTTCGAAGAGCACAGTGCGTACCTTCACGGGGCGGCTGGATATCGGGACGACCCAAAGAGGTTGCTCGTCCGCGGCCACCGCCCCCGCTCCAACGAAGACCATTCCCGCGATCAGCATCACGACGCGCAGCGCGGTCATGATTGCGGGTTCCTCCTGGCGTGGCGCCATCTCGCGAGCACGACCTTGCGGGCAGCCCAGTCGAGTCCCAGCTACGCCGTTTTCGCGGGCGGACCAGGTTGGGGGGTAGGGGATGGTTGAGGTGCGCCGGGCAACGGGATGGGGATCTGAAGGGTCACAGACTGTGTGTGTCTCCCCCAGGCCGTGCCCCGGGCGTCCTCGAAGACTTTGTAGAAGGGGGTCTTTTCTAGGAAGAACTCATACTGGTTGCGCAAACTTCGGACCAGGTCGAAGAGCCCAGGAACGTCTTCCGTGAATGTCACCGGCAGGCCAAGTCCACGGGCCTTTTCCCGGCTGATACTGCGTCCGTGGCTCTTCTGGTGGTCGTAGTCCCCGAAGACTCGACCACGGTCTTGACCTGCTCGTCGTCCTCTCCGCACTTGAGTGCGTATGCGCTTAGCCCAGCGCCCCGCAAGCTCGCGGGACAGTTCCTCCGCGCTCTTGCAGAGCTCTAGCGTGTGGAGGTCATACTTGCTCAACAGGGGCATATACGCGGTCAGGGCGCGCGGTCCCTCAGCCGTCAGCCGTTTCTCAACTGTCTCGAACGCGCGGCGCAGGAGGTCCGGCAGGACCGCGGCCGGGATGAGATAGCCGGACAGGCCCAAGGGCATCACCCGGTAGTCATGGGCCTCCAACATCCGCGCGACGATTTCTTGAGCAATCTCCGGACTCGGCGCCCGTCGGCGTAGGCTGACCTGGGACATGGCAAATCACCTCCGTCGCTCAGTCTATCGGCGATGCGCGGAGGCCCCAAGACATCGGTGTCACAGCCAAGCCTGGCGCAGGACCGACGTGCCTCGCATGGAGGGCCAGTGCGGCGGAGGGACGAGCCGTCGTCCCCCACCACCAGGGTGGAACCGGGGGGCGTGAGGGCTCCTCCCGCGATGCCGCGCGACGGGCGCAGGGTGGACGTTCGCCGACGATCCTGCTGCTTCGGCCCCGGTGCTGGCGGAATCGGTCGCGCTGCGGCGGTTGCCCACGGCGTTCTTGCCACACGGTTGGACAGTCCGGCGGGATCTCACGGGCGGTCTGTTCCTGGCCGGGCATCGCGCCGTCACGCGGGTAGTCGAATGCGGTGTCGGGCAACGGGGGGGCACAATTTGGGCACAAATCCTGATCGGGCCGTGAGGAAACACTAGGAAAATCAGGGGATTGCTTGGCGGAGGGGGTGGGATTCGAACCCACGGACCCCGGTTAAAGGGTCACGGTTTAGCAAACCGTTGCCTTGGACCGCTCGGCCACCCCTCCGGCCGCCTGGCTTTCCTATCCTACCCGTCCGGGGTAGTCTTGACAAGGGTGTACGGGACCGATTGCAACTGCACCGCGCTATTAGCACTTTCTAGCGTGCCCCCCGACCGGATACAGCACAGACAACATCTGCTACACGGCGTCTCCCTGCATTTGATGTGGTGGCGAGGTGCTGTTCGTGGAGAGAGGATAGAGACCTTCCTGCAGCGCTTGCTGCGACCCCACGCGGCCCCAGTGTTCCAGCCATACCGACGAATCCGCGGGACAAATGAAATGAGCAGGCCTCCGATGCTCAAAGAATTCGCGATGCTCGGAAGCCTGCTGGACATGGCTGTCGGGATCATTCTCGGCGTGGCCTTTGGCAGCATCATATCCTCGCTCGTGAACGATATCATCACGCCGCCGATCGGTCTCCTTCTCGGCGGGATCGACTTCGCCAACCTGTTCATCACACTCAGGGGAGGACCGTTCATCTCCGTGACTGCAGCCAAAGCGGCCGGAGCGCCGACGATCAGCTACGGGATCTTCATCAAGACAGTCATCAACTTCATCATCATCGCGTTTGTCGTTTTCCTCGTAGTCAGGCAGGTCAACCGGATGCAGAGAAAGCCTGGGGCACCCCCCGACGACGAAGCCGTACCCGTACTGCTTGTCAACCATCCTGCTCAAGGCGGTGCGCTGCCCGAATTGTACGTCTGATTCGGGAGCGGCATAACCACGGATTTATTCGAACAGGCGTCACTGCCTGATAGCCTGCTGGCGGGGTCCAAGTACTGTTCACTCCCGCAGGAGAATTCTCTCCGTGCGCCTGAGCACGACCCTCCTGTGGCTTCGTCACGTCTATCTGACTCATCCAGTCCTGATACTCGTCGCGCCGGCGGCACAGACAATCCCGTGATTCCCGTTCGAATTTGCCGTGCCGATTGATGCCGCGAGTGGTCCCGCAACACGGAGTGACGGAAAGTGGAGTTCAGATTTGATTTAGCGGACAACCGGTAAATCCGTTGTCCTGATCTCATGAGAGATGTGCCTGAGGACGTTCTTGGCTTCGTCCTCAGTGTTGAAGGACCGGATGAGCAACTTCTCCCCGGACGCAAACACGAGTACTAGCGACGTTCCCTCGGCGCCGATTTGCCGGACCTGGTCTAGATTGATCAGCATCCGTTCGTTGCCAGCGTTGAGCCACATCCAACCACCCCCGAGGATGTTAGTCCCAGAAGGGTTCGGAGTATCGCCACTCTCTCCCGCTTGAGCGCGCCGCCTTCGGGCGGTGCGGAAAACCCCCGGGGGAGTCAGTTCGGAACCGGTTCGTCATGTCGGGGGTCATGACGGGCACGTTCCGGTTGTTCGGCGCCGCGGCCCTGCCGAACGCCTTAAGGATGTCTGGTCCACCATCCTGGTCGGGTACTAAACGTACTAAGGGCCGGTCACGGGGGGTGACGCCATGCCTCTGGGGTCGTTCGTTCGGAGACTACTGGCGCAAGGTCGCGATGAGGAGGCCATCCGGACACTCGAGGACGCCATGCGCGCGCCGAACGATGCGTGCCGGTTGGAAGCGGCGATCGTTATTCGTGATCTGACTGGTGGATCGGTGACGCCAGATCTACGGTCTCAGATCCTAGACGAGGCCGAACGAATCCGAGTGGAGTCACGTGAGCGTCACTGAGAACGGCTTGTATGGGACGCTTTATCAGAGCCGTCCCGGCGTGGGGTGACCGTCACGGACGAGCCAGACTCCGCCCGGACCTCGAACGGTTATGGCGGCGGGCACCGGTGAATTTGCCGAGGAGACGCAGGTCCGGAGAGCATCAAGGCGTTCGTTCGGCAGGACTGTCTCACCGACAGCATGAACGCTTGATCGTGAACAGGAATGGCTTCCGAAAGGTTAGCTCAGAGCAGGCCCGCCAGCAGACCATCACCGCGCTTCTACACCTACGCGATGGGTGTATTCGCATGGCGAAGGACTCGCTCTCCGCCGGAGAATGGCGCGCCGCGCTCACGTGTCTGGATAAGGCGGCCATATACAACGATCAACGCACGGCGCTGGCACGAGGGGGTGACGCGTCTCGTGGGTACTGTCTTATCCACACGATCCTAGCCACATTGTCCAGAAATCGCACGAACCAAGTTTCCGGATTGTGGCGCAACATTGGTGTGTGCTAGAAGTAGTGATGGAGGCGCAACCCTCCGGCGAGAAACCCGGCTTCAACGCTCGGGCACCCAGTCAGGCGTACTTCGGGAGGTCTCCGGAGAACGACTGACCGGGCGGCGCAGGCGACAAGACGGTGAGAAGCCGGGTTGGGGTGAGCGCCTCCCGACTTTCCTGGGCCGGGTGAGAGCGTGGCGATCG
The bacterium genome window above contains:
- a CDS encoding sugar ABC transporter substrate-binding protein, which translates into the protein MTLNRRTLLRAMAVSGASLALGTRFGEGLANAAAPAAGTGFSAIPASALSRYGGIDVRAMIIKFFYTDGLVPQLPMFQKTTGINVAINQFGVSEEFTKADFELASGTGSYEVVSLYMGSFQRAVRAGWIVPLDLYIDNPDLTNKPALDVPDFFAGGLNAFRYQGKQYGLPTIIGLQAMYVRSDLLAKAGIKTPPRTFAELLAAAKELHNGNAVAGIAMRAVRGRGQNVWSNLQFLYGYGAPLVKNFPTDMHPNVDSAQAIDAVTYLTNILGNYSLPDVGSVQMEDAVTNFNEGRVAILIEGVPQIGRIVDPKQSKVVDVIDVAVVPGGPAGTFPPVDAHAWVIPASSKHKEAAWLFANWATSRDVQLQAGLQGPDSVPTRKYVTQVPAFRQKWSYAKGDWLRTYEKTLTLRSSYYGSPTYFLPIPEWPEFEDRLSVALSEALTKAKSPAQAMRDAQADLTDLMKKGGYFK